One genomic region from Strix uralensis isolate ZFMK-TIS-50842 chromosome 19, bStrUra1, whole genome shotgun sequence encodes:
- the SUMO2 gene encoding small ubiquitin-related modifier 2: MADEKPKEGVKTENNDHINLKVAGQDGSVVQFKIKRHTPLSKLMKAYCERQGLSMRQIRFRFDGQPINETDTPAQLEMEDEDTIDVFQQQTGGVY; encoded by the exons GAAGGAGTGAAGACTGAAAACAATGACCACATTAATCTGAAGGTGGCAGGGCAAGATGGGTCTGTGGTGCAGTTTAAGATTAAGAGGCATACACCACTTAGTAAACTAATGAAAGCCTATTGTGAACGACAG GGGTTGTCAATGAGGCAAATCAGATTCCGGTTCGATGGGCAGCCAATTAATGAAACAGACACACCTGCACAG TTGGAAATGGAGGATGAAGATACAATTGATGTGTTCCAGCAGCAAACAGGAGGAGTttactaa